The sequence TAGCCATGCTTTGATGTTGCGTGCAGGTTATGTTCGCCAAGTATCAGCTGGTGTCTATTCTTATCTGCCCTTAGCAAATCGAGTGATTGAAAAAGCAAAAGGCATCATGCGCCAAGAATTCGAAAAAATTGGAGCAGTAGAAATGCTAGCTCCAGCCCTTTTGAGTGCGGATCTCTGGCGTGAATCTGGTCGTTACGAAACTTACGGGGAAGACCTCTATAAGTTGAAAAACCGTGAAGGCTCTGACTTTATCTTAGGTCCAACTCATGAAGAAACCTTTACCGCTATTGTGCGCGACTCGGTAAAATCTTACAAGCAATTGCCATTGAATCTCTACCAAATTCAACCAAAATACCGTGATGAAAAGCGTCCACGGAACGGTCTTCTTCGGACCCGTGAGTTCATCATGAAAGATGGTTACAGTTTCCATGCTAACTATGATAGTTTGGATGTTACTTATGATGAATACAAGGCGGCTTATGAGCGTATCTTTACCCGTAGTGGAATCGACTTCAAGGCTATTATCGGAGATGGTGGTGCCATGGGTGGAAAAGATAGCCAAGAGTTCATGGCTGTAACACCTGCTCGTACAGACTTAGATCGTTGGGTGGTTCTAGACAAATCCGTACCTTCGTTTGATGAGATCCCAGCAGAAGTCCAAGAGGAAATTAAAGCAGAATTGCTTAAATGGATGGTTTCTGGGGAAGATACGATTGCTTATTCAAGCGAATCAACCTATGCTGCGAACTTGGAAATGGCTACCAATGAGTACAAGCCAAGCAACCGGGTTGTGTCTGAAGAAGAAGTCAAACGCGTGGAAACACCAGGTGTTAAATCTATTGATGAAGTAGCAAATTTCTTGAATGTTTCAGAAAGTGCAACGATCAAGACCTTGGTCTACATTGCCGACGGTGAGCCTGTAGTAGCTCTACTTGTTGGAAATGATCAGCTTAATGAAGTGAAGTTGAAAAATTACCTTGGAGCTGATTTCTTTGAACCTGCAACAGAAGTGGAAGTGAAAGAATTATTGGGAGCAGATTTTGGCTCTCTTGGTCCAGTAGATCTCCCTGAAAATGTCAAGATTATCGCAGACCGCAAGGTTCAAGATAGTCGCAATGCAGTAGTCGGTGCCAATGAAACAGGCTACCACTTGACTGGTGTCAACCCAGGACGTGATTTTACTGCGGAATACGTCGATATCCGTGAAGTTCGTGAAGGTG comes from Streptococcus parasanguinis ATCC 15912 and encodes:
- a CDS encoding proline--tRNA ligase, producing MKQSKMLIPTLREMPSDAQVISHALMLRAGYVRQVSAGVYSYLPLANRVIEKAKGIMRQEFEKIGAVEMLAPALLSADLWRESGRYETYGEDLYKLKNREGSDFILGPTHEETFTAIVRDSVKSYKQLPLNLYQIQPKYRDEKRPRNGLLRTREFIMKDGYSFHANYDSLDVTYDEYKAAYERIFTRSGIDFKAIIGDGGAMGGKDSQEFMAVTPARTDLDRWVVLDKSVPSFDEIPAEVQEEIKAELLKWMVSGEDTIAYSSESTYAANLEMATNEYKPSNRVVSEEEVKRVETPGVKSIDEVANFLNVSESATIKTLVYIADGEPVVALLVGNDQLNEVKLKNYLGADFFEPATEVEVKELLGADFGSLGPVDLPENVKIIADRKVQDSRNAVVGANETGYHLTGVNPGRDFTAEYVDIREVREGEISPDGKGVLKFARGIEIGHIFKLGTRYSASMGADVLDENGRAVPIIMGCYGIGVSRLLSAVMEQHARLFVNKTPKGEYRYAWGINFPKELAPFDVHLIPVNIKDEASLALTNQIEESLVNKGYEVLVDDRNERAGVKFSDSDLIGLPIRVTVGKKAAEGIVEVKIKATGDTIEVHADNLLETLSILNK